CTTTTTTCGATGAGGATTCTTTAGGTGATACTCATTTTTATTGTCTATCATTTTGGTCTTtgaaagtaataattttttaaaattaaggaaacgTACTAAAATTTTGACACATAATTgatttgatgaaaatgttcatttcaaCTCAACTAGAAATAAATCTCAGATACCTGGAATTAGTGTGAGTTCTGCAAGGGAAAAGTGTTCATatgaaaatccaagaaaatattctgaaaaaaatcatAGTAAAGTATTAGGTCTAACATTACAAGAGTCTCATTTGTCTCAAGAGTCTGATTTGCAATCAgtggttttctcttcctttttgtttttgttttttaaagtaaatagtTACATTGTCTTAAATTTCTTGAAAGGAAGTTTTCAAAACTACATTGTAAAATGTGAGCACTTCCATTCCAagtatgagagaaaaatatactaGCTGTTCAGAAATATCTTCAGTTCATAAGCAGTGTATCTAGATAACAATcaattgaaggaaaaaaggacTTTTATAAACCAAAAGGTTTCCTAACTCTGGTAAAATCAATAATGAATGATTTTATAACAGAATATTTTTCCCACTCTATTCAGACATTTTGGCATCTGCCTGTGGGGtagatttttctaaatatttgaaactTGGTAATTATAGAGTTTATCCATAAAAATATTCCTATTATTAAAGTTGTACAAACTCatgaaaaaatctaattttatctgaaaaatgacaAGGAGTCAATCTTTTTTAGTCTAAGTCCCAGACTTATCTCGTTTCCTTCCCTAAATTTCTTCATTACCCCCTAAGTGTTGGCCATCAGAAGGATATCTTATTAGAGAGCAggtgaaggaaagaataaatgtcTCAGTGTGAGTTTGTAAAATACTTTCTCCAGGATTGCAAAATGGCAGAATTTTGTGAtagaatattttttgttattagtaatataatgcatataaataaGGACAAAGTAAAACAGCATTTTCCACACAACCTTTAGGGGCATATGGTTTCATGGTCCTTAAATGTGTGCTTCAATTTCTTACCATTATAAGTGGAATTTTTTTGCACATACCATACAACTGTAACCTATAACCATCTCCTTGTAAACTGTTTGAATGCatgaatggaaaggaaaatgttGTGAATGTCATGGGAACATGTCTTGTACCACTACCTAGTATTAGCTGAGCAATATTTTAAAGTGCCTTGTGAAGGAATTACTGCCTTGTGAAGAAATCCGAAGGATGGAGGGTGACTAGGTTTTCAAAGCAAAAACAATTTGTTACTCTTTACTTCAAATATGTGCTACTGGTCCCTGaagatgtatgtttttaaatgttatgtcGTGTTTACTTGCAATTTCAAATTTAACTCATCGGTATTAGGTATCCATTACATACCATAAAAGACACTATTTTTTCATAAAGCAGTCACATGCATTGAAGTTAGGATTACCAACtgatacatatgtatttttttttttgcacctcAAAAACAGAATCACTATAGCGCATATCATGCTTCCATACCTTCCTTGCTGAAGGACAAAATGCATAAAATGCCAGGATTTGGCTTCCAGATTGGAAGGAAGCCAATTTAGTACTCTGGCAGGATCACATCATTCTGCTGAGCTCCAAATCCCAGAGCAGGGTTTTCTTGCCCTTCTCTGGGGGCTGCTGCTTCCTCCACAGTCTTCAGCTTCTCCCTCACTAAGCCCTCCTCTATTTCTGGGTCAGCCACCCTTATCCCATGCTCTAGTGCCTTGGACACCATTTTGGCGGCCTGGGCAGCATTTATATCAGCATCTTTAACCTTCTCTACAGCCTGTGCCTTCATCAGCTCAGCCTCTGCCCCCTCAGCTGCCATTTGGGCCCCATCTCCTTGAACTTTCACTCCTTCTGGAATAGCTTTAACATCTTCATTGCTGTCCTGGATTGGAGATGGCTCTCGGCTGGACTTCTGGCTCTCCTGGACGCTGCCATGGCTGCTGCTGGCGCTTCCCAAGCGGGAAGAGGCCACCACGGCCTTCACTGCTGCctaaatggaaacagaaaagggTCAGGTGTTGCCTCCACTTAAAATCCCAAACCAGAGCTCAAACTCAGCATTGCACTTAGGGAGTTTGTTTTATATGTTACTGTTCAGGTTTCCAAAGTATATTAGCCCAAGATTGTTGAATGAAAACTTGCTTGGAGAATGAACAGCAAAATCTCTTTAATCTGAGACTAGTGTATTTAATCATCTGGACAACCAAAAGCCTGAGTAAAGGCATCTGCCCATCAATTAtgagttttcaaaaattttagaTTGTGTTTCCAAAAGTATTTGTTTCATAGAACACTAGTCCCATGGATGTTAATAGGTATAAAGATTTCCATGGTCAAATTTATTTGGGAAATCCTGGGTTAGGTCAACCTTAATCTAGGGTATTTCAAGTTAATTTGACCAAGCGACCATTCAGATTTATTCAGTCTGTATCAGCCTGTAGGCAATGGCTGAATAGAACACTATTTTTGACTCTCAGTCATTCTCTGAGATTCCGTGCACATATAATTAGTCCTAAACACAACTGTGTAAGAGAAAAGCACCTAAATCTCTATTCCATATATAGTCTATTAAAAGAGATATACTTTTGGTGGATAATTTTCTGtatcatttgaattattttaatttttaccaagTATGGTAATTATTTATCTATATAcaaattatagtttttaaaaattgtttcccaATTTTCACATATTCAGAAAGAAGACAACTTTCTGAATACATACCAGTTTTCTGAACGATGCTGTTCAAGTAGTTCAGCCTTAATTAAATGAGAAGCAGCAATAATATATTTGTTTGGTGAGTAAATTTCAACATACAACACATTTCCTTTTATTAACAGTCAGTTCTTATGAGAGGATAACAAAACTGTAAGTGGTTTTATACCAGCATTGTTGGGATTTCAAAGCAGAATTTTCcctgttatcataggagatgaatAACAGTATTAGACGAAGAATGGCAAAATTATCTCTGATAGCTCAAGATaaaagagaaatctttttttttaataaaacaaaacaaaacatattccaTCTTACCTTAAGCTTGCGCCGGGCATTGAATTCTTGGAGCTTCTTTTGAGCAGTATCCATGTGTACAAAATTGGCTGCTTTACCTGTGACCCATGGGTGCTGGAGAGCTTGGAAGGTAGTCAGCCGTTTCTTAGGatccaaaataattaattttctgaCCTTAAATAATAAAGAACCATAGACTCCTTAGGGAGATTTTTATGATGATCTGGACTTGCCCCTCAGCTTGTGAACTTCTAGTTCTTATTCTGTCTCCCTAGGAGTACCACTCAATatacacttttaaaagtttttaaagccCTCAGAGGTCACAGTGGATAAGAATGGCTTCAAGCAGCAGTAGCTGAGGGAGTCTGAGAAGACAGTGATGTGTGTCACCTTTGAGCCCAAACTGGCAGGCAGCTTTCCAACAGAGGTCAAAGAAACAGATCCTGGCTTGCCTGTGGACTGGAAGTTCTTTGAAGGAGAACTGCATCTGAATAATTCTAGGCTGGACTTTGAATCTCTTAGAAttcagaactttaaatatatCTCAGTGGAGATGGAATCATTCATGCATCCACCATTCTTTCTGGGGGgattaatggcaaacaaaagggGTAGTATCATAGCCCTTATGATTATCCCCTGATTCTGGTTCTCTCTAATCCCTTAAAGGTACTTGAAAGAATAAGCCAAATGCTGGGGTAAAAGCCTATTTAGAATCAAAGTAAAGGTGTCAGTGGCTTGGGGGCATGATTTGTTTAAAGGACGGAATTCAACCAATGGCAGCCCATTCTGGGAGGTTTACTCCTGCTTGTGAGGATGAGCAGATGATAAATTGCTAGGAAGAtcaacaatgaaaataatccccagccctgggctccaaAGGGATGGCCTGGAATGAGGTAGAGACCATTTGGAGTCAGGAGGCACGTTCAAGCCCTAGTTATATCTCTAACTACTTTTGTGCCTCTAGACAAAGACCCGCATATGAGTTGAGTGCCTCTGGACACTCTGCTGAGCTCTTTTCTTACATGACCTCATTTCTACCTTAATTCCTTTGTAAATACATTCTCATATGcatataaaattttttgaaaactcatCCAATCCTTTCCATAACCTTATAAATTTGCAACTATTCATAAATGAGGGGTGGAAGGAAGCTCAGAAATATTTAGTGACTCGTCAAAGGTCAGACAACTTGCACTTGGTGGAGGCTGTGTTCAAACTTAGATGTGTCTTACCTCAGAGCTCATCTTGTGGCCACTACTCCACAGTGCCTCCAAGGCAGTCAACCTCTCTGGCCTTCAGTCtgctcatgtgtaaaatgaggggcTCTGATGATTTAAGGCTTAAGGTCCTTTCTAACTCTAATAACCTAAGAACTAGATGCAGGCTAACACAATCAGGCAGAAAGTCAAATGAAGAATAAGTATCTGGTTCTCCTTTCACTTCCTTTCAGTAACATTTGCAACAGAATTTGTGTTTGGGGTAGAGACAGTGATTTGTAGAGGGCAGAGACATGAGACTGCCCAGGCTTAAAATCTGAAAGGAGGTAGAGGGAGGAAAAGATGATTAAGAAAATGATTGTATAGTAgtaaataaaaaatctcatagtGGGCCAGCCCGGCGGTgtgatggttaagtttgtgcgttttGCTTTGGCGGCAtgggattcgcaggtttggatcctgggcgtggacctagcactgctcgtcaagccacactttggaggcatcccacataaaacagaggaagcctggtagagatgttagctcagggccaatcttcctcacacacacaaacacacacaacaatCTGACAGTAATCACAGCTATAATCTGTTGAACGCATGTACTaacaattttatgtaaatgatatATAATCCTTACAACATCCTTGACAATTAGATATTTCCTTCCCACTTTCCaatcatccttttcctcttcctcatcatcACTATCCTCCTTCTCatgaaaatacaaaggatttaTTGAAAGCCAATGTGTACCAAAAATTTACTTATGTCAACATCAATCTTTACATTTGGAAATATCGATGCACTGAATTGTTAAGAAACTTGCTGAAGGTAAGAGAGATCCAGTGACCttgtcaggattcaaacccaaagCTTTGCCATTATCCTATGGCTCCTCTTGCAACTCGACCCCCCGACTCATCAGCACTGTAGCCTCTGCTGATGACAGAAGAGATGCAAGTTCTGCTAATAATTACACATTTATGGGGCTCAAGGATTCCtttaattttgaagttttataactttattaaCCAACAGGAGACTTAGCTGAATGATCATCACAACTAATCTTCTTacccatttaatttttattagggatgaaaagaaatggaaagagggcTAAATAAGGGAGCTATTACTGAGTTACTTGCTGGTAGTTACTTAATATGTATTATATCccttaattctcccaacaacctaTAGACAGGTACCAGTATCATcccagataagaaaactaaaatgtaGAGAGGCTGGGTAACAAGCCCAAGGTTACGCCTCCAGATTATGAGAAAGGAGGCACTTGAATTCAGGTgtgttagattttaaaaatgcatggtCTATTTCCTGATTCATTgtttcattcaagaaacatttactgagactGTAGTATATGCCCATATGGTACTAAATCTGGGTACACATGCTTCGTCCTCTCCCAGAGCTTACAATCTAATTAAGGGGGATAAAGAACAATGTGGCAGAAGGAACAAACCAGTTGTGGTGAGAAGGGACTGCCAAAGGGGGAGCAGACCAAGCCACCCAGAGGATGTCAAATGGCAGCTTGGGCTTGAAGACAAGAGTTAGCCATGCAaagaagtatgtgtgtgtgtaatgatggggagcaagagggaggaaggaaggaggaaagaatataagaaagcagaaggaagagcagtgGCCAATATGCAGAGCTACTCTGATGAGGGACTGAAAGTGTGGTGCACTGAAGTGAAGAGAGATCAAAGGAGAGTGGTGTGAAATGAGTGGCACAAAGGGTGACAGGCTCCAGACCAGGCAGTGGTGTATGGAGCTTGTTatagattttggattttatcctaagagCCTtaaagcaggagagtgacatgatgTGATTTATTTATATGACCATTTCTCTGGATCCTGTGTAAAGAGGGTACTTGAGAAGGGCacaagaagaggcagagagaccaaACAGGAGGTTGTGGCAGTGGCCCagtaggggagggagggggtttgGATTGGGACACTTgtgatggaggtggagagaagtgtATAGATTCAAGAGATGTTTAGGAGTGTGGGGACTGCCTTGAGGGAGGAGTTGGGATGACATGTCCACACATCACACTACCTCTCTTCCTGGTCACACTGGAGAAGTCACGGCCTATAGGGGATCTGTTTCATGAAAGAACAGAGATGGCAAAGAAGAAATTTTCGGAGGGAAAAGAGGATTGTGGATAACGGATCTGGAAACCTGAATCATCAGTTCCTAACAATGTCTTTTTGCTGGGAAGCTGTATGACCTTCGAcagtcatttcacttctctgggctttaGCACACTCATCTTTAAAGTGAGGGGAAGAGCAGATAAATCCTAAGATTCTTGGTGATCTAACCTTGTGTGATTCAAAAGTCAGCTTTTAGTTATTTCTGTGTGGTTTTTCTCTAGATAATTGATGATAAATGTTTCAATTGCATGCTACCATCCTCTTTATTTTAGAACAGGTGGGCCATCTTCTCAGGGAGTATGTGTTTCCTGAATGCAAACAAACTTCAATATTAGCTTAAGTGAGAAGCcatctaaaacagaaaaaacaaacaaaatgcactATCGGTACAGTGTAACTTGATAATGCCGATGATGCATGATGGGACTTTTGTTACTATCAGGATATTTGAATAAGTTTGAATGACATTTCAGGAAACACTGTTGTTTTATTCTAAGTATAACCAAATCTAGGTAATAGCTAGCCAGGTTAACACAGGATtattctgtgtaaattacattTGCATTCACCCAGCAGAGCCGTCTTCATAAGCAACGCTCTCCATTTACAAGGTGGTAAAAACTCATTAATACTGCAGTAACTTGTGATAATTCAGCTAGTGATGAGTCAAACATATCTATTTTTAATGATCCATAAGGAAGATGCATTAGTGTgcattgttttattaaaaatattttacaattataaaCAAATAAGATATTAAGAGGGgcaaatttaaaaagtgacacTGCCCATTAATTAGTTAAAAATGAATGTGAGGGATTTTATTGcatcttgtttcattttgttttggtcACACTTACCAAGTCCTTGGCATTTAGAGATACTTCATCCCACCAGGGGGAGATAAAGTAATATTCACAATTCAGAATTCTCCTGAACATGAATTGATCGCCTCTTTCATCATAGAATGGTTCAAATCCACAAAGTCTAGATGGACAAAAGATAGGgaataaaatgtcttcaaaagcCTAGgtatatttcatcaaattttcacACAAATTCAAGACTGTCCTTTTCCACGGCTCTGTTATGAAAGCAAATCTACTCAGTGCAAGCACGTAATTGCCTTGTtacaattcatttttcttcatgtaaaCACACAATCATGTCTTCAGAAAGTAAGAAGAGACATAGAAGCAATTTAGGATTTCTACAAAAAGttacaataatattaataattatgacACAAAACAACAACgataatagctaacattattATAGGTGCTATGCTATTGACTGTCTATGGATTTTTTCCACCAGGAATTTGAGAAGACAGAGATTAATTAGAGTTCCAATTTATCACAAAGTGGAAGAGTTAGGATTTTGAGAATAAAGAGAttaaaaggtagaaagaaaagatttttcagtcatttttttcagCCCTTTTCACTGAGTTCCTCCATAGAAATAAGTAAAGTATTATATTCCCATCCCATTCCAGTTTGAATTTCAGAGTGAACAAAGACAGAAGCTAAGACTAACGTCAGGGAGTGGTCTTTTAAGACTTAATACAGTGAACAGATGCAGCCAACAGATGAGCAGCCCAGAGTTACCTTGACCTTGTATGTGACCCTCACTTTTGTACATCTTAAAGACATTTCACCATGTTCACCTTCATTTTCCACTACAGGGTGagcataaaaatgaatgagaaaagtgggaaaaagaaacagaaccatCTCTGGCGTCctaaagagacagaggaaaagtGAGTTGCAGATCTGGGACCACCAAGCCGCCACTGCTGTAGTGGGTGGAGATTCTGAAATCACTAGGGACCAAAAGgaacttataaaaaaaaaaaaaaacccctgcctGGGCATGTGTTGCATATGACaaagaatggaggaaaaagaatgagTAAGTTAAAAACCGTTATCACAAATTCTTCCTTC
The nucleotide sequence above comes from Equus przewalskii isolate Varuska chromosome 13, EquPr2, whole genome shotgun sequence. Encoded proteins:
- the CAMK4 gene encoding calcium/calmodulin-dependent protein kinase type IV isoform X1, which gives rise to MLKVTVPSCSASSCSSVTASVAPATGSLVPDYWIDGSNRDALNDFFEVESELGRGATSIVYRCKQKGTQKPYALKVLKKTVDKKIVRTEIGVLLRLSHPNIIKLKEIFETPTEISLVLELVTGGELFDRIVEKGYYSERDAADAVKQILEAVAYLHENGIVHRDLKPENLLYATPAPDAPLKIADFGLSKIVEHQVLMKTVCGTPGYCAPEILRGCAYGPEVDMWSVGIITYILLCGFEPFYDERGDQFMFRRILNCEYYFISPWWDEVSLNAKDLVRKLIILDPKKRLTTFQALQHPWVTGKAANFVHMDTAQKKLQEFNARRKLKAAVKAVVASSRLGSASSSHGSVQESQKSSREPSPIQDSNEDVKAIPEGVKVQGDGAQMAAEGAEAELMKAQAVEKVKDADINAAQAAKMVSKALEHGIRVADPEIEEGLVREKLKTVEEAAAPREGQENPALGFGAQQNDVILPEY
- the CAMK4 gene encoding calcium/calmodulin-dependent protein kinase type IV isoform X2 — its product is MKTVCGTPGYCAPEILRGCAYGPEVDMWSVGIITYILLCGFEPFYDERGDQFMFRRILNCEYYFISPWWDEVSLNAKDLVRKLIILDPKKRLTTFQALQHPWVTGKAANFVHMDTAQKKLQEFNARRKLKAAVKAVVASSRLGSASSSHGSVQESQKSSREPSPIQDSNEDVKAIPEGVKVQGDGAQMAAEGAEAELMKAQAVEKVKDADINAAQAAKMVSKALEHGIRVADPEIEEGLVREKLKTVEEAAAPREGQENPALGFGAQQNDVILPEY